The Lysobacter oculi genomic sequence GGGCGTGAGCGCGCTGCCGCTGGCGATCGTCGTCGGCATCGTCATCGGCAACACGCTGTTCCCGCGCATCGCCGCGCCGATGGGCGCGGGCGTGGACTATGCGAAGGCGATGCTGCTGCGGGCGGGCATCGTGCTGTTCGGCTTCCGGCTCACCTTCCAGGACATCCTGGGCGTGGGACTGGGCGGCATCGTCATCGCCTGCGTCATCGTAGCCAGCGCGTTCCTGCTCGCGGTATGGCTGGGCCAGCTGCTGAAGATGGATGCCGAGACCGCGATGCTGGTCGGCGCCGGCGCCTCCATCTGCGGCGCGGCGGCGGTGATGGCGGCCGAGCCGGTGGTGAAGGCGCAGGCGCACAAGGTCTCGGTGGCGGTGGCGACGGTGGTGGTCGGCGGCACGGTGGCGATGTTCCTCTACCCCGTGCTGTATCCATGGCTGCAGTCGATGTTCGGCTTCGATGCGCACGCCTACGGGCTCTACGCCGGCTCGACCATCCACGAAGTCGCGCAGGTGGTGGTGGCCGGGCGCGCGGTCGGCGAGGCGGCGGCCAACACGGCTGTGATCGAGAAGATGATCCGGGTGATGCTGCTGGCGCCGTTCCTGCTGGTGCTCTCGGCGTGGATGCGCGCGAAGTCGGGCGATGCCACGGCGAAGTCGAAGCTGGTGATCCCGTGGTTCGCGGTGCTGTTCATCGCGGTCGGCGCGTTCAACTCGCTGCACCTGCTGCCGAAGGCGACGGTCGACGCGCTGCTGCTCATCGACACCTTCCTGCTGGCCACGGCGATGGCCGCGCTGGGCCTGCGCACGCACATCGGCGCGATCCGCCAGGCCGGGGTGAAGCCGCTGCTGCTGGCGGGCCTGCTGTTCGCCTACCTGCTGGTGGGCGGGCTGGCGATCAACATCGGGGTGACGCGCCTGCTGGGCTGAGGCTCAGCCCACCGGTTCCAGCACGAAGGCCGGCGCCGCTTCCAGCCACGGCATCAGCCAGTGGTCGATGAGCAGGAAGGCGAACAGCGCCATCAGGTAGACCACCGAATAGTTGAAGACGCGCATCGCGAAGAATTCATCCGGCGGGTCCTGCAGCTTCCACGCGTACCAGATGAAGACCAGGCCCAGCACCACCGCGCCGCCGAGATAGAACACGCCGCTCATGCCCGACACCCACGGCAGCAGGGTCGCGGCGAACAGCAGCACGGTATAGAGCAGGATCTGCCAGCGCGTGTAATGCACGCCGTGGGTCACCGGCAGCATCGGGATCAGCGCGCGCGCGTAGTCCTGGCGGCGGAAGATCGCCAGCGCCCAGAAATGCGGCGGCGTCCAGACGAAGATGATCAGCACCAGCAGCAGCGCATGCGCCCAGTCCCAGGCGCCCTGCATCCCGGTCACCGCCGACCAGCCGAGCAGCGGCGGCGCGGCACCGGCGATGCCGCCGATGACGATGTTCTGCGGCGTCGCGCGCTTCAGCCAGCCGGTGTAGACGATGGCGTAGCCGATCAGCGACGCGAACGTCAGCACCGCCGTCATCACGTTGACGAAGAGCACCAGCACCAGCATCGACAGCACGCCCAGCGCCACCGCGAAGGCCAGCACCTGGCGGCCATTGAGCGCGCCGGTCGGCAGCGGGCGGTTGGCGGTCCGCGCCATCACCGCGTCGATGCGCTGGTCAATGAGGTGGTTGATCGCCGCCGCCGAAGCCGCCGCCAGCCAGATGCCGAACAGCCCCAGCACGCTTTCCTTCAGCGGCGGCAGACCCGGCACGGCGAGGAAAATGCCGACCAGCGCGGTGAACACGATCAGCGCCACCACCCGTGGCTTGGTCAACGCCCAGTAGTCGCGCGCGCGCATGGTTCAGTCTTTCCGGTCGAGGGGCGCCAGGCGCGCCAGCAGGGTCACCAGCAACAGCAGTAGCAAAGCCGCGCCGCCGTTGTGCATCACCGCCACCTTGAGCGGCAGGCCCAGTTTGACGTTGGCGATGCCGAGCGAAATCTGCGCCAGCGTGAGCAGGCCCAGCAGCACGCCCCAGCCGCGCATGCCCGGCACGCGCAGCAGCTTGAGCATCAGCGACAGCATGTAGACCAGCACCACGCCGGCGAAGATCCGGTGCATCAGCTGGATGGCGGTACGCGCCGGCGCATCCAACACGCCGCCTTCGTAATCCACGCCGATGCCGCGCCAGAGCACCAGCGCCTCGCCGAAATCATGGCGCGGCCACCACTGGCCGAGGCAGGTCGGGAATTCCACGCCGCAGGCCAGCGCCGCGTAGTTGGCGCTGGTCCAGCCGCCGAACGCGATCTGCACCGCCAGCACCGCCAGCCCCACCCGCAGCCAGACGCGCAGCGCATCGGCATCCACCACCCGTAACGGCAGGCCGGTGGCGCGCCAGGCCATCCACGCCAGCAGCCCGAGCGTAGTCATGCCGCCGAGCAAATGGCCCATCACCACGATCGGCTTGAGCAGCCAGGTCACCGTCCACATCCCCAGCAGGGCCTGGAAGATGATCATCGCCAACGTCAGCACCGCGACCCGCGACAGGTCGCTGTTGGACCAGCGCCAGGCCGCGGCCAGCAGGATCGCCTCGCCGGCCAGCGCCAACGCGCTCGCGGCCACGTGCTCGCCGTGCATATAAAGGGGGATGGCGATGCCGACCAGCAGCGCCGCGCCCAGCACCTGGGTTACGCCCCACGAACGGCGGCGCGCGCCGAGCAGCGCCAGCAGCAGCACCAGCACGCCGAGCGAGGCGGCCAGATGACGATGCACCTGCTCGCGCCAGGCCTTGCTGTCGTCGAACACGCGGATGCTGCTGGCGGCGAGATCGGCCACTTCACCCGAGGCCTTGGGCCAGGTCGCGCGGCCGTAGCAGGTCGGCCAGTCCGGGCACGACAGCCCGGCATGCGAAAGCCGCACGAAGGCGCCGAACACGATCACGCCCAGCGCGAGCGCCACCGCCAGCCAGGCGATGCGGTGGAAATGGCGGGCCATGCCCGGGCCGTGCAGGAGTGGGGTCATTGCAGCTTCATCAATTTGGACACGTCCTTGCGCAGCAGCGCCAGGTCGAGATCAGGCGGGAAGCGCAGCACCACGAAGCCGTAGGGGTCGATCAGGTACACCGGCGCGCCCTTGGCATCGGAGGTGCGCGGCAGCTGCGCGCGGACCGCGGGGTCATCGCGCAGCAGCTTGAGCGTCGGCGGGCGCGGCGCATCGGCGGGGAAATCGCCCATCCACAGCAGGTCGAGATGCTCGGCTTCCTTGCCGAAGAGTTCGCGCACCTTTTCCAGATCGGCGGCGCGCGCACCACAGGCGGCATCGCAGCCCGGTGGCGCGATCACCAGCAGCCGCTTCATCCGCGCCTCCGGTGTCCAGCGATAAGGCGTGCCGTCCTGCAGGTGCAGCGTGCTGTCGGCGAGCGCGATCATCGGGTCGATGCGCTCGCCATTGGTCTTCGGCGAAGGCAGCAGGCCGCCGTAGTTCAGCGCCAGCGCCAGCAGCACCGGGCCGAAGATCAGCGCCGCGATCATCACCAGCGCACGACGGTTGCGGGTACGGGCTTCGGGCGTCACGGACTGGAGCTGGTTCATGGGCGGCGGCGGTTGCGCAAGGTAAGGAGGAGGGCGATGACGAGCACGGCGGCCGACAGCGCGAACCACTGCACCGCGTAGCCCAGGTGGCGTTCCGGTGTCAGGGTGTTCGGCAGCACGTCGAGATCGCGCGCCTGCCCGATCGGCAGCGCGGGATCCAGCCGCAGGATGCGCGGGGCGATGGCCGGCAGGCCACTTTCCGCGGCTATTGTGGCGGGCACCAGCGCGATCACCAAATGCGCGCCGTCAGGCATGCGGGTTTCCGCGCCGGCCAGCAGTCCGCTGGAAGGCGGCGGCAGCAACAGGCCGCGCACCGCGACCGTACCCGCAGGCGGCGGCTCGATGGCCGGCAAGGCGCGGTCGCCACCGATCGGCAGCCAGCCCATTTCGACCAGCAGCGGCGCCGCAGCGCCCTGCGGCTGGAACAGGCGGAATACCCGCACGCCGGGCCGGCCTTCGCGCTGCTGGTTGTCGAGCAGCCACGGCGGACCGGGCAGGAAGCGGCCTTCGCCGGCCGTCCAGTCGTAGCTCTGGCGCCGCGCGGGGTCGGCCGCGAGGGCGAGCGGCTGCGGCAGGCGGTCGTGCAGCACGGCGGCGACCGAAGCCAGCATCGCCTCCTTCTCGTGCATGCGCCGCAGCTGCCAGCTGCCCAGCGTGCAGCCCAGCGCGATCAGCAACAACGCCACGCCCCAGCCGATGTACGGCGTGGCCTGCCGGCGGTTCATCGCGCGGTTCCTGTCATGGCGGCGGCAACCGCGTTAAAGTGCCGGGCATGATGAGTCCCGCACTGAAGACCCTGCTGGTCGTCGCCTTCCTGATCGCCATCATCTGGAACCTGGGCGCCGGCCTGTACTACATGCTCACCGACAAGGGCGAGTCCAAACGCACCGTCAACGCCCTGACCAAGCGCATCGCGCTGTCGGTCGTGCTGATCCTCCTGCTGGCGCTGGCGATCAAGATGGGCTGGGTGGTGCCGCATGGGGTGGGAAGCAATCCGGGCTGATCGGTTCGGGACATCGAGACGAAAGAGGCCGGCATTTGCCGGCCTCGTGCCATCCGGACGTGGGCCGGGGCGGTGCGTCAGAGCACGTAGACAAACAGGAACAGGCCCAGCCAGACCACATCGACGAAGTGCCAGTACCAGGCCACCGCTTCGAAACCGAAATGGTCCTTGGCGGTGAAGTGGCCCTTCAGGCAGCGCAGCCAGATGACGATCAGCATCAGCGTGCCCAGCGTCACGTGCAGGCCGTGGAAGCCGGTGAGCATGTAGAAGGTCGAACCGTAGATGCCGGAGCCCAGGGTCAGGTTCAGGCCGCTCCAGGCGTGCATGTATTCCTCGGCCTGGAAGAACAGGAAGGTGCAGCCGAGCAGGATGGTCAGGCCCAGGAACAGCAGCAGCATGCCGCGCTTGCCGTCCTTGAGCGCATGGTGGGCGATGGTGATGGTCACGCCCGAGGTCAGCAGGATCAGCGTGTTGAGCAGCGGCAGGCCCCAGGCACCGACGGTCTGGAAGTGGCCGCCGATGGTCGCCGGGCCATTGCTCGGCCACCCGGCCGAATAACCCGGCCACAGCAGGGCGTTGGTCATCACGCCGTCGCCGGCGCCGTTGAGCCACGGCAGCGCGAACTGGCGGGTGTAGAACAGCGCGCCGAAGAAGGCGCCGAAGAACATCACTTCGGAGAAGATGAACCAGATCATCCCCATGCGGAACGAGGTGTCGACCTGCTTGTTGTAGTAGCCGCGCAGCGACTCGGTGATCACATCCGCGAACCACTTGAAGATGATCGCCGCCAGGAAGGCGATGCCGAGCAGGAACACCGTCTTGCCCCAGCTGGTCTCGTTGAGCCAGCTGGCGAAGCCGACCATGGTGATGAACAGCGCGACCGAGGCCCAGATCGGCCAGCGGCTGTGGGTCGGCACGTAATAGACGGCCGGGTTGCGATGTTCGCTAGCGTGGGCTTGTGCCATGGTCGTTCTCTCTTGCGTCGTTCAGTCAGGGCGCGGCGGCGTGTTTGCCGGCGTTCGCCTGGGCCGTCAGGGTGTCGTTGCGGTAGAAGGCGTAGGACAGGGTGAGCGTCTTGACGTCGGCCGGCAGCGCCGGATCGACGATGAAGCGCACCGGCATCTCGCGCGATTCGCCCGGTCCGAGCTCCTGCGCGGTGAAGCAGAAGCATTCGGTCTTGTTGAAGTACTTGGAGCCGCGTGCCGGCGCCACCGAAGGCACCGCGCTGCCGACGATGATGCGGCCGCTGGTGTTCTTCGCGTGGTAGGTGGTTTCGTACTGCTTGCCCGGCTGCACCTGCAGGGTGGCCTGGTTGGGATGGAACTCCCACGGCAGCGCCGAATTCACTCCACCGTCGAACTGCACCGTCACCCAGCGCGACGTGCCCGCCGCCGGGACGGCCGCCTGCGCATCCGAGGCGCCCTGCGCAAGGCGCACGCCGAATACCTTCTCGCAGGCGATGCGGTATAGCGGCACCAGCGCGAAGCTGAAGGCGAACGCCGCCAGCGCCACCAGCAGCATCCGGCCGAGGCCATGGTTGCGACGCTTGGCTGCGGGTGAATTCACTTCAGCACACCCGACAGCATGAAGACCACGTAGACCCCCACCGCGATGCCCACGACGATCCATGCGGTGCGGCGCACGGCACGACGCCGCGCTTCCGCATCCATCACCGGCGCGGGCGTGTGATCAGGATTCACGCACGTTGGTTTCCGGCGCATTGACCACGCGCGCGTGCTTGTCGGAGAAGTCCAGGTCGTCGACGTCGCCGTGGGCCAGGTCACCCGGGCCGATTACCGGCGGCAGCTCGAAGGTGTGATGCGGGGCCGGCGACGGCACCGTCCACTCCAAGCCGCGGGCGCCTTCCCAGGCGCGGGCCGGAGCCTTCTCGCCGTGCTTGAGCGAGCGGATCAGGATGTAGGCCATCATGAACGGCGTGATGAACATGCCGAACGCGCCGATCGAGCTGATGAAGTTCCAGTCCGCGAACACCACGTTGTAGTCCGGGATGCGGCGCGGCATGCCGGCCAGGCCCAGGAAGTGCTGCGGGAAGAACACCAGGTTGACGAAGACCATCGTCCACCAGAAATGGAAGCTCGCGGCCTTCTCGCTGTACATGCGGCCGGTCCACTTCGGCCACCAGTAGTAGATGGCGGCGATGATCGCGAACAGCGCGCCGGTCACCAGCACGTAGTGGAAGTGCGCCACCACGAAGTAGGTGTCGTGGTACTGGAAGTCGGCCGGGACGATCGCCAGCATCAGGCCCGAGAAGCCGCCGATGGTGAACAGGAACACGAAGCCGATCGCCCACTTCATCGGCGCCTCGAAGGTCATCGAGCCGCGCCACATGGTGCTGGCCCAGTTGAAGACCTTCACGCCGGTCGGCACCGAGATCAGCATCGTCGCGAACATGAAGTAGATCTCGCCGCCCAGCGGCATGCCCACGGTGAACATGTGGTGGGCCCAGACGATGAACGACAGGAAGGCGATCGCCGCCGTCGCGTACACCATGGCCTGGTAGCCGAACAGCGGCTTGCGGCTGAAGGTCGGAATGATCTCGCTGACGATGCCGAAAGCCGGCAGGATCATGATGTAGACCTCGGGGTGCCCGAAGAACCAGAAGATGTGCTGGTACATCACCGGGTCGCCGCCACCGGCCGCGTTGAAGAAGCTGGTGCCGAAGTACTTGTCGGTCAGCAGCATCGTCACCGCGCCCGCCAGCACCGGCATGACCGCGATCAGCAGGAAGGCGGTGATCAGCCAGGTCCAGCAGAAGATCGGCATCTTCAGCAGGTCGACGCCCGGCGCGCGCATGTTGAGCACGGTGGCGATGATGTTGATCGCGCCCATGATCGAGCTGATGCCCATCATGTGGATGGCGAAGATCATGAAGGACACGTTGGCGCCGCCCTGCAGCGACAGCGGCGGGTACATCGTCCAGCCACCGGCGGGTGCGCCGCCCGGCAGGAAGAAGGTCAGCAGCAGCAGCGCGAAGGCGAACGGCATGATCCAGAAGGACCAGTTGTTCATGCGCGGCATCGCCATGTCCGGCGCGCCGATCTGCAGCGGGATCATCCAGTTCGCCAGGCCGACGAAGGCCGGCATGATCGCGCCGAAGATCATCACCAGCGCGTGCATGGTGGTCAGCTGGTTGAAGAACTCCGGCTTGACGAACTGCAGGCCCGGCTGCAGCAGCTCCGTGCGGATGCCCACCGACAGCGCGGCACCGATGATCGCCATGGTGAAGGAGAACAGCAGGTACAGCGTGCCGATGTCCTTGTGGTTGGTGGAGAACAACCAGCGTTCGGCGAACGACTGCTTGTGGCCGTGGTGGTCGTCGTGGTGATCGGCGGCGGTGGGGTGGGTGGCGGACATGCGCTGGACCTCGGAATGCTTTGTTTCGGATCGCCGGATGGATCAGCCCGCGGAAGCGGGTTCGGCGGCGGGGGCGGCGGTCGGCTCTGCAGCCGGCGCGGCAACGGGGGCGGCCGCGGTCGTGCCGCCGGCCTTCCGATCCTGCAGCCACTGCTGGTACTCGCCCTTCGACACGGCCTTGACCACGATCGGCATGAAGCCATGGTCCTTGCCGCAGAGTTCGGCGCACTGGCCGCGGTAGATGCCGGGCTCGTCAATCTGCGTCCAGGCCTCGTTGATGATTCCCGGGATGGCGTCCTGCTTCCAGCCCAGCGCCGGCACCCACCAGGCGTGGATGACGTCGTCGGCGGTGATCACGAAGCGGATCTTGGTGTCGGTGGGCAGCACCAGCACGTTGTCGACATCGAGCAGGTAATGCGGGTGGTCGGTCTCGGCCACGTGCTTGCCGCTCTGGCGGATCTCGTCGCTCTTGCGGTCGAGGCGGCTGGTGAAGGAGACATCCTCGCCCAGGTACTCGTACTTCCACATCCACTGGTAGCCGGTGACCTTGACGGTCATCTCGGCATTGCGGGTGTCGTACATCTTGATCAGGTTGCGGGTGGCCGGAAACGCCAGCACCACCAGGATGACCACGGGGATGATGGTCCAGACGATTTCCGCGGTGGTGTTGTGGCTGAACTGCGAAGCCACCGCGCCCTTCGACTTGCGGAACTTGAACATCGCGTAGGCCATCGCGCCGAACACCAGCACGCCGATGCCCACGCACAGCCACAGCGCCCACATGTGCGCCTCGTAGGCCGCGTGCGAGGTCGGGGTGACGCCGCGCCCCATGTTGAGCTGCCAGCGCTTGGGATCCGCCGACTGCGCCCACGCCATCATCGGCAGGCACGCTGTCAGCGCCCCGATTGCCATCGCCTTGCCGGCGCGTGCCAGTTGCACCATGTCTGAAGGATCCCGAATGCGTGCAGTCCGCTGGAGGCGACCGCGGTGACGAAATACCGGCCCTTTGCCGGTTCAACCTTGAAATGGTAGCGGCGGCGTACCCCACGGGGCAAGTCGGCGCCTGATCCAGCGCAATTCCCCGGCCCGGCGCCCGACCTATAATCAAGAGTTGACTCCTCCACCGAGCCTTCGCCTTGAGCGCGCCCCTGCTCTCCTCCATTTCCCCCGTCCCGTCTTCCGCCCCGCGCGCCGCGATCACCCACGGCTGGGTGCTGGATGAAACCGCCCACGTCCGCGATCTGCTGGCGCAGGCCCGCCAACCCGATGCCGACCGTGCCGAGGTCCGCGCCACCGCCGCCAACCTGGTCAAGCGCGTCCGCGCGCGCGCCGGCGATGCCAGCCTGGTCGAGTCCTTCATGCGCCAGTACGACCTGGGCAGCGAGGAAGGCGTGCTGATGATGTGCGTGGCCGAAGCCCTGCTGCGCATCCCGGACCAGGACACCGCCGACGCGCTCATCCGCGACAAGCTGGGCGAAGCCAACTGGAAGCGCCACCTCGGCCAGAGCGATTCGCTGCTGGTCAATGCCTCGACCTGGGGCCTGCTGCTGACCGGCAAGCTGGTCAACCTGTCCGACGACACCCAGCGCGACGTCCACGGCGCCTTCGGGCGGCTGGTCGGCAGGCTGGGCGAGCCGGTGATCCGCGGCGCGGTGCGCCAGGCGATGAAGATCATGGGCCACCAGTTCGTCATGGGCCGGACCATCGGCGAGGCGCTGACCCGCTCCAAGAAGGGCGAGAACGCCGCCTACCGGTACTCCTTCGACATGCTCGGCGAAGGCGCGCTGACCATGAAGGACGCCGCGCGCTACCTGGAGGCCTACCGCCAGGCGATCCACGCCATCGGCGGCACCGGGCCTTTCAGCGATGTGTTCGCCGCGCCGTCGATCTCGGTGAAGCTGTCCGCGCTGCACCCGCGCTACGAGCACGCCAAGCGCGAACGCGTGCTGGCCGAACTCGGCCCCGGCCTGCTGGAACTCTCGCAGCTGGCGAAGCAGTACGGCATCGGCCTGACCATCGACGCCGAGGAAACCGACCGCCTCGAACTCTCGCTCGACCTCATCTTCAGCGTGCTGGCCGATGACAGCCTGCGCGGCTGGGACGGCTTCGGCATCGTGGTGCAGGCCTACCAGAAGCGCGCGCCGTTCGTCATCGACTACATCGCGGCGAAAGCACGCGAACTCGGCCGCCGCATCCCGGTGCGCCTGGTCAAGGGCGCCTATTGGGATGCGGAAGTGAAGCGTGCGCAGGTGGAAGGCCAGCCCGGCTATCCACTGTTCACCCGCAAGCCCAATACCGATGTCAGCTACCAGGCCAACGCGCGCCGGCTGCTGAAGAACATCGACGCGATCTACCCGATGTTCGCCACCCACAACGCGCAGACCATCGCCGCGATCCACCGGATGGCGAAGACCGAACTC encodes the following:
- a CDS encoding COX15/CtaA family protein, with amino-acid sequence MTPLLHGPGMARHFHRIAWLAVALALGVIVFGAFVRLSHAGLSCPDWPTCYGRATWPKASGEVADLAASSIRVFDDSKAWREQVHRHLAASLGVLVLLLALLGARRRSWGVTQVLGAALLVGIAIPLYMHGEHVAASALALAGEAILLAAAWRWSNSDLSRVAVLTLAMIIFQALLGMWTVTWLLKPIVVMGHLLGGMTTLGLLAWMAWRATGLPLRVVDADALRVWLRVGLAVLAVQIAFGGWTSANYAALACGVEFPTCLGQWWPRHDFGEALVLWRGIGVDYEGGVLDAPARTAIQLMHRIFAGVVLVYMLSLMLKLLRVPGMRGWGVLLGLLTLAQISLGIANVKLGLPLKVAVMHNGGAALLLLLLVTLLARLAPLDRKD
- a CDS encoding SURF1 family protein, with the translated sequence MNRRQATPYIGWGVALLLIALGCTLGSWQLRRMHEKEAMLASVAAVLHDRLPQPLALAADPARRQSYDWTAGEGRFLPGPPWLLDNQQREGRPGVRVFRLFQPQGAAAPLLVEMGWLPIGGDRALPAIEPPPAGTVAVRGLLLPPPSSGLLAGAETRMPDGAHLVIALVPATIAAESGLPAIAPRILRLDPALPIGQARDLDVLPNTLTPERHLGYAVQWFALSAAVLVIALLLTLRNRRRP
- the cyoE gene encoding heme o synthase, which codes for MRARDYWALTKPRVVALIVFTALVGIFLAVPGLPPLKESVLGLFGIWLAAASAAAINHLIDQRIDAVMARTANRPLPTGALNGRQVLAFAVALGVLSMLVLVLFVNVMTAVLTFASLIGYAIVYTGWLKRATPQNIVIGGIAGAAPPLLGWSAVTGMQGAWDWAHALLLVLIIFVWTPPHFWALAIFRRQDYARALIPMLPVTHGVHYTRWQILLYTVLLFAATLLPWVSGMSGVFYLGGAVVLGLVFIWYAWKLQDPPDEFFAMRVFNYSVVYLMALFAFLLIDHWLMPWLEAAPAFVLEPVG
- a CDS encoding twin transmembrane helix small protein; translation: MSPALKTLLVVAFLIAIIWNLGAGLYYMLTDKGESKRTVNALTKRIALSVVLILLLALAIKMGWVVPHGVGSNPG
- a CDS encoding cytochrome c oxidase subunit 3 translates to MAQAHASEHRNPAVYYVPTHSRWPIWASVALFITMVGFASWLNETSWGKTVFLLGIAFLAAIIFKWFADVITESLRGYYNKQVDTSFRMGMIWFIFSEVMFFGAFFGALFYTRQFALPWLNGAGDGVMTNALLWPGYSAGWPSNGPATIGGHFQTVGAWGLPLLNTLILLTSGVTITIAHHALKDGKRGMLLLFLGLTILLGCTFLFFQAEEYMHAWSGLNLTLGSGIYGSTFYMLTGFHGLHVTLGTLMLIVIWLRCLKGHFTAKDHFGFEAVAWYWHFVDVVWLGLFLFVYVL
- a CDS encoding cytochrome c oxidase assembly protein, yielding MLLVALAAFAFSFALVPLYRIACEKVFGVRLAQGASDAQAAVPAAGTSRWVTVQFDGGVNSALPWEFHPNQATLQVQPGKQYETTYHAKNTSGRIIVGSAVPSVAPARGSKYFNKTECFCFTAQELGPGESREMPVRFIVDPALPADVKTLTLSYAFYRNDTLTAQANAGKHAAAP
- a CDS encoding YeiH family protein → MTATTTGSSAARWKARVPGLLFAAAIGLGSMLAARLPALQAMGVSALPLAIVVGIVIGNTLFPRIAAPMGAGVDYAKAMLLRAGIVLFGFRLTFQDILGVGLGGIVIACVIVASAFLLAVWLGQLLKMDAETAMLVGAGASICGAAAVMAAEPVVKAQAHKVSVAVATVVVGGTVAMFLYPVLYPWLQSMFGFDAHAYGLYAGSTIHEVAQVVVAGRAVGEAAANTAVIEKMIRVMLLAPFLLVLSAWMRAKSGDATAKSKLVIPWFAVLFIAVGAFNSLHLLPKATVDALLLIDTFLLATAMAALGLRTHIGAIRQAGVKPLLLAGLLFAYLLVGGLAINIGVTRLLG
- the coxB gene encoding cytochrome c oxidase subunit II, translated to MAIGALTACLPMMAWAQSADPKRWQLNMGRGVTPTSHAAYEAHMWALWLCVGIGVLVFGAMAYAMFKFRKSKGAVASQFSHNTTAEIVWTIIPVVILVVLAFPATRNLIKMYDTRNAEMTVKVTGYQWMWKYEYLGEDVSFTSRLDRKSDEIRQSGKHVAETDHPHYLLDVDNVLVLPTDTKIRFVITADDVIHAWWVPALGWKQDAIPGIINEAWTQIDEPGIYRGQCAELCGKDHGFMPIVVKAVSKGEYQQWLQDRKAGGTTAAAPVAAPAAEPTAAPAAEPASAG